In Oceanispirochaeta sp., the following are encoded in one genomic region:
- a CDS encoding carbohydrate ABC transporter permease codes for VQVPLMVFLAMIIAVILHHGIRRFKGLFRTVYFLPCVTSLVAYSVLFRILLQTNGLLNNFLLTSKILSEPIGWLNDPFWAKITIIIALTWRWTGYNMVFFLVGLQNIDNEIYEASEVDGASKIRQFISITLPLLIPVILFSVVTSTSGTMQLFDEPNVLTWEGGPANATMTVALYIFRQAFVLNSDFGYSAALSYVMVLIAGLLAFIQIKLLKERK; via the coding sequence GGTACAGGTTCCTCTCATGGTGTTTTTGGCCATGATTATTGCCGTGATTCTCCATCATGGCATCAGAAGATTTAAAGGTCTTTTCCGTACGGTTTATTTCCTGCCCTGTGTGACCTCCCTGGTAGCCTATTCTGTCCTTTTCAGGATTCTGCTGCAGACCAACGGGCTGCTGAATAATTTTCTTCTCACATCCAAGATCCTCTCGGAACCGATCGGCTGGCTGAATGACCCTTTCTGGGCAAAAATCACCATCATTATTGCCCTGACCTGGAGATGGACCGGTTACAATATGGTGTTCTTTCTAGTGGGTCTGCAAAACATCGACAATGAAATTTACGAAGCATCAGAGGTGGATGGGGCTTCGAAAATCAGGCAGTTTATCTCCATTACCCTGCCCCTTCTCATACCGGTCATCCTCTTTTCAGTTGTGACTTCCACAAGCGGGACAATGCAGCTCTTTGATGAGCCGAATGTCCTGACCTGGGAAGGAGGACCTGCCAATGCAACAATGACAGTGGCCCTCTATATCTTCCGACAGGCCTTTGTTCTCAACTCGGATTTTGGTTATTCCGCCGCCTTGTCCTATGTTATGGTTCTCATAGCCGGGCTCCTGGCCTTTATTCAGATCAAACTACTGAAGGAGCGAAAATAA
- a CDS encoding carbohydrate ABC transporter permease, which produces MAMVNKKLTLGRAVLLTIFFIGALLSLFPFIWMLIGTTQNPNDVVMGRLIPGNQFFQNWVKINKIYDVLHFFVNSSKIALFTVFLGILVNSLAAFGFEKYPSKNRDRIFGILLLSLIIPQMAIVIPMFKQIAGMNLLNTHTAIILPSVMSVFIIFFLRQNFKMFPTEIIEAARVDGAGESRIFFSIVVPSMKATFASASIYMFLLQWNSYLWPLMTILSDEMKTLPIAMSSVMRAYTIEYGGLMILVCISTFPIMFLFLAMQRQFVQGLMGSIK; this is translated from the coding sequence ATGGCAATGGTCAATAAAAAACTTACCCTCGGCCGGGCAGTTTTGCTAACCATCTTTTTTATCGGTGCGCTCTTATCCCTGTTTCCATTTATCTGGATGCTGATCGGAACAACACAAAACCCCAATGATGTTGTCATGGGAAGACTTATCCCGGGAAATCAGTTTTTTCAAAACTGGGTGAAAATAAACAAAATATATGATGTGCTTCACTTTTTTGTGAACTCCTCCAAGATTGCCTTGTTCACAGTTTTCCTGGGAATTCTTGTGAACAGCCTGGCGGCATTCGGATTTGAAAAATATCCTTCAAAAAACAGGGACAGGATTTTCGGGATACTGCTGCTGTCGCTGATTATTCCTCAGATGGCCATTGTCATTCCAATGTTCAAACAAATTGCCGGAATGAATCTGCTGAATACTCATACAGCCATCATCCTCCCCTCGGTCATGTCCGTCTTTATCATCTTTTTTCTCAGACAGAATTTTAAGATGTTTCCCACTGAAATCATAGAAGCGGCCCGAGTGGACGGGGCGGGAGAAAGCCGCATATTCTTCTCCATCGTCGTACCATCCATGAAGGCGACCTTTGCATCAGCCAGCATCTATATGTTCCTGCTCCAATGGAATAGTTATCTCTGGCCATTGATGACCATCCTCAGCGATGAAATGAAAACCCTGCCAATTGCCATGTCTTCAGTTATGAGAGCCTACACCATTGAATACGGAGGCCTCATGATACTAGTCTGTATTTCAACATTCCCCATCATGTTTCTTTTCCTGGCGATGCAGAGGCAGTTC